The Agromyces hippuratus genome has a window encoding:
- a CDS encoding TetR/AcrR family transcriptional regulator, which produces MPSDAPVPSRVRASDELRQAALEQFATVGFAASSLQQIADHAGYSKSSVLYHYASKEALLEAAIGPSIDLLETLLGDFVAGGRSSAARAVFIERFVDFLLGNRLAVHTFVNQGQSLRGLPVIERANTAIRGLADSICADDASLAEQMRFGVALAGATYTLVAGATFLDGDQQFADDDVRDALISVLSELLLTADGRPTR; this is translated from the coding sequence ATGCCCTCCGATGCACCAGTTCCCTCCCGCGTGCGGGCCAGCGACGAGCTGCGCCAGGCCGCGCTCGAGCAGTTCGCCACCGTCGGCTTCGCCGCGAGCTCGCTGCAGCAGATCGCCGACCACGCGGGCTACTCGAAGTCGAGCGTGCTCTACCACTACGCGTCGAAGGAAGCCCTGCTCGAGGCCGCGATCGGCCCGTCGATCGACCTGCTCGAGACCCTGCTCGGCGACTTCGTCGCCGGCGGTCGTTCGTCGGCCGCACGGGCGGTCTTCATCGAACGATTCGTCGACTTCCTGCTCGGCAACCGGCTGGCCGTGCACACCTTCGTGAACCAGGGCCAATCGCTGCGCGGGCTGCCGGTCATCGAACGCGCGAACACCGCCATCCGCGGTCTCGCCGACTCGATCTGCGCCGACGACGCCAGTCTCGCCGAGCAGATGCGCTTCGGCGTTGCGCTCGCCGGTGCCACCTACACGCTCGTCGCCGGTGCGACGTTCCTCGACGGCGACCAGCAGTTCGCCGACGACGACGTGCGCGACGCCCTCATCTCCGTGCTCTCCGAACTCCTGCTGACGGCCGACGGCCGCCCGACCCGATAG